The following nucleotide sequence is from Parambassis ranga chromosome 21, fParRan2.1, whole genome shotgun sequence.
TTACCGTGCACAGCCTGCAGCTCATTCAGTCTGCCTGTTTCCCACCCTGCTatgtctgcctctctcctcctcctccttgtctgcTGCCACAgtggacagcagtgtgtccagGGCCCAGCCCAGCAggcaaaacacagcagagaggctCCGACagtaacatgaaaaaaaaaaaagacagcaaggTGTAGATGGACAAGGCGTATTAATGACCAAAGGCCTGAAGACAATTAGAGGTGGATCAGACAgtatctgatgtgtgtgtgtgactgagcagTAAAAGACAGCAGGTGTTTTGGCGGATGCAGTGCAGAAAACCGCAGTGTGAGAAGCAGGTGAATGAATGTAACCTTGCTTTGGGGCGGCTTGGTGGGATGCATGGATGAATTTTGATGAGACTGTGAAATTTAAAGTGAACTTAAATGTCCGCAGAAGCTTAATGTTGTCCGATCAGCTGCCCGGCTCAGTGGCAGTGAGTCTGAAAATCACCACTTTAGTGTCAGAACACAACATGATTTTACAGTTTTAGGTGCAAAATGAACAAATTTTATTGATATATGAGTCCACTATACTATGTTGTGTCCATGTTAGTACTGGTGCGTAAAATGTACCACGGGCTAAAACAGACGCGTTCTATGTAAAAAGTAATGGCGGTACCTCCGGGTATCTTTTGTGAAACTGTCATAAAATAATTACTGATCATTTATGATCTGTTAAACAGCAATCTCCAGACATGCAAAGGTTGGTGGTTCCATTACTAATtccaacataaaaatgtatgaagTCATGCTGCTGTAAGGTATCGGGGATAAAAGCATCAGAGCATATGCTCTGTGGAGAATCCTTCATAAGCTGCAGACCCAGCAGCTGACATGGAACGCTCTGTATTATTCTGACTGAGAGGGTTGAATGGATGCAGGGAGACTATAATTTATTTAGGCACACAAAGGCATACAGGTCCTACCACGTAGAACTGCTTTCACACAGTGATGATTAATGAATCATCACTGTGTGAAAGAGAGTAGTTACATGGCATATCCCATAATCCAGGTTTTCTATTGGAAATATGTCATCCTTCCATCCAAAAAGACTTAATTACACTGAACTCCTTATGCAGTAATTTCaacaaagaaggaaaagaagatgTTCAAACAGCCAGATAACAAACCAAgtcatttctctttttgtttttttaatttttagaggttttttttttttttacataaattttcTTTAGAACATGGCCGAACAATGCTTTGGAATACTGTATGATCTTTCTATTTAAAGAACACAATACCAGTACAGTGCCTGTTTACAGCATGAATGGTAATCCTAACGCTGTGTGGACGATGCAGCTGAATCAGCAAGATATATTTCATCTTTAAATTATCTGCTTTATCTATGTCTGTTTTGATCAGAGATTGGCCATTAAAAGCACTCATGTAGTGCTCAGGTCAGAGTGAAATGTAGAATATTTTGACCACAGATTAAAATTCTGTATCTCATGTAGAATGTAGTCTGAGAGCATTTCATATTATTAAAATCTATGCATATATATATTggctgtttttccactgcagtgaTAATACAAAAAGTGTAACAGTTAATAGTGACTGCAAAAAGCATCCAGAACATTTCCAGAGTTGCCACAGTGCTAAATAATGCTAACAGTGGCAAATCTGTCATCTTGAGGTGTATAACAACAAATCCTCTGAAAGTATTTATTCTTCTCCATTTTTGCATTAAGTGCTGTATTTGGACCTGGTTTGCTGCTGCTATCAAAAAGATGTAATGTTCTTCCACCTTATTAAATAGTCTGAGTTTTGTGTGACAGAAGGACTTTTTAACAAAGagttaaaaacatttaacatgaaGCAGGACAAAAAACAATCTTCTCACATTTGCCCTTGACTTCAAGCACAACGGCACTCTGATTGAGGTTTTTGTTACACTGTATCACTTTTGTCAAATCTCAGATACCCCCAGACATTCTGTCTGTAATTAGTTCCATGATTAATCCACACAAGCACAGTGGAAAGTGGCCCTCTCCCACAGTGCTCCCCATATAAAGGCTAGCATGGATAATCAAATAATAGGTGAATATCAATGAAAGGACCAAATCACTTCGGTCCCCTGCTCCCATATGCAATTATTTCCTATTCACATTAATTATTGCTAACAGATGACTTTGAGAGGAAGCTGGCCATGACAGCCTTGCGGACGATCAATGCTATTTTAAATAGGGCCACAACACTTGACACCTTTGGGCCCCTCTTATTGGAAACAACATCTACACCAGCGATTACAGTGCCAGCACACCCTATCATAGACTTGGCTCTCTACACAAAATCCTTAATACTGTAAAAAGACCTGAAaaccataaaataaaaacatcaacagtggTCCTCTGTAACAAAAAGATCCACCTTTATCACACCACAAAAATGTCATCATGTATCATCATTTATCCTGTATATCACAATATGCAGCAAGAGCAGATTTCATATACAGTGTTTTATATGAACATAAAGCATTCAAAAACCATTATTCATCTAAAGTTGTAGGACTGTCACATACAATAGACATTCAGGTTCATACTAAGCTGTTGTGCTTAGTAAGAATTAAGCTCCATTCACCGAAGATGTACACAGACCTACAAAAATATACTGTGTAGCATGAAAACTCTTCACTATCCATCAATAAACCAATTATTCAAGAATCTCCCACTTTGGTGACTCAGACAGAGAGCTGGGGAACATACTCCAAAATAAATTATGATAGAATATTCACTGCTCTTTCAAGGCTAAGGACGTTttgggaaaaaatgtttttctacaAGATTTTATTAAGCGTGATATTGCACTAATCTGTTAAATCACGAGACTTATagtgtatttttctttcctctgtcaCTTTCAGCAAACACTCACCACATGAAAACATCTCTAAAGGACTCCAGATAGTTGAAGCAGATATTACAAATGTTTGGATCAACATTGAATTTTCTGGCCAACACCTGAGCAGTAGCAACACTTATATAATAACATATGTGTGAACATTAAAATGAGGATagaaagcaaacacagaaaactcCAGGCCCAGTTAATCGCCTGCTTCATGTCAGAGGTGAGGCATTGTTTACTAAATTTCTCCCCACAGCTTCCAGCTCAGTGATCATATTATACCTGCAAGACTGcagaaagatgaaaacacaatgtgttttaaaacaGGAGCCATCCAGCTACTGGAGTGGAAAATGTCATTCTATTCCTCAATTAGTGTTTGGATGGAAAGAGACAGCTGTGTATCCAGCATATTGATCCACTGAGATCTGCAACAGAGACAAATGGATTCTCATAGAGTGCAAAGAGAATCCAGATAATATAATGTCAGAATTATTATTTCGTTTTTCCATAATGACTTTTGTTTGGCTGCATCTGTATTTTTTATAGTGTTTGCTTATTCCATGTTCTCTTTTCCAGGAGGTCCAAAGAAATGGAAAAGCAGGCATTCCTGCAGGGCAGTGGCCCAGCCTACTGAGCCTAACATGCCCACGCAGCAGTGGGAGTGGCAGTGGCAGTGAGCTGTCATTATCCAGTGCTTGTAGTGAATACTCCAGTGGCTCCCACACTTGGGCAGAGGGGCGTGGCATCTCCAAGCAGGTTTGTTGCCTTTGCCTTGTTTTTTAACGTAAAGGAATTTTAATTTCAATGATTGTAAATATCTCTTGTAATTCTTAGTGTGGAGGCAGCCGGGACAAAAGGATGAGCACAGGTTCAGTATCCAGCAATCATTCAGCACCCATTGCACAAACAGACCTGGAATGGAAGGAAGGCCACATTTTGAAAGGCTTAAAGCGTCTTCAGATGTCCAACCCCAAAGAGGTACCCTCCATTGCATCTGTGCCTCACTGCAAAGACTGTATGACCTCAAATGAAGGCATATATTCACTTGGTGTCAAGTGTGCCCAACAAGGAACTACTGCTAAGCAATTATCTTTGACTAAACCTTTCAAGGCTGAGTCGGGTATTGCTACCCTTGACTCTGATGATACAGATGACAACAGGCAATCCAGCGACCAGCCAACTAAAGAACTTCTTTGCTTGGACAAACTGGATGTCACCATGGATGCTGATAAAAACTTTCTGGAAGATCCTGTGAAACTTTTAGGGAATTCTGGTCTTTTCCCCTCACCTGTCACAGacaactttttatttttggagGGCCCCTCAGTACAGCCCGGTGTAAGCCCAACTGGTAGTCTTACACGCTCAGATGAAATGAACAAGGACTCActagaaaaacacaaaccttcAGGCATAAAGTTTAGTGACAGAAACAACAACCAGGAAAGGTCGACTGACCGTAAATCAAGACTCGATCATGTCAAAAGACAACAGGGCAGACTTACCCTGAGGCAAGTGGAAGCACAGACAAGTGATGTGAGCTCATCCATTCAGCATACTGCAACAAGAGCTCTGAGCTGTGTGAATGAAGCCAGACAGCGCAGCTCCTCAATGGAGGTTCCACACTGTAGAGATCAGGCAAGTCAAGCTGGTAGTGAAAGCCAGGAATACACTATCTCAGAATCTCCACAGaggaaactgaaacctcagctTTGTGACTCAGCAAGGAAGGCTTTCATTCTGCGGAGCAAGAGTGCAGATGGAGCACAGGAGCAACCTAAGCATACACATTCTCCACTACATCAAAAGCTTTTTAAGGGGCACAGGTCCAAGGGACAGTCAAACTCAAACCCTACTGGGCACAGTGTGCACAACAAAAGGACGAATCTCAATAAAACCCATGCTTCAAGCAAGGGCACATTAAGTACAGCAGAAAAAGATGAGGATATTGTAGTACCAACCAATTCCAAGTCTCTGGAGAGTGTTCACCAGTGCTCTCCACTGGCTTCCCCTGTGAAACATTCAAAGACATTTAAGGCTCCAGGTGTCAATGAAGGCGCAAAGAGTCCAACAAAATCTTCCTTGCCAATCACTCGGCATCAATCAGGCAATAGCTCCACAAGAGAGAGTCTCTATGACAACGTACCCTGCTCGCCTcgaaaacaacaaccacaagaCCAGCACTGTGATGTTTCCCATTCAAAACATAGGTCCCCATCTCCACCACTACCACCAGGTCGAACTGCTTCACTTTTCAATAGACCCAGCTGTGACAACTTACCTAAAGATCAAAACTCTGATGGTCAGACTCAAAGCTCTGGGAAGACGGCATCAACTAAGACACAATCAAATCAGCCTCAACAACCCAGTACAATAAAGGACAATCAACATACAGCAACACAAATGGGTGCTGAAGGTAAACCACTGAAAGAGACTCCTGCCAAAATCCACCATACCTACACATCTAAGGTCCCAAATCAAGAACCGCAAGCTGCAGAGTCAGTCCAGGTATCCACAGACAGATCTGCTATACGCCTTGAAGAAAATGGTGCTCACTCTCTGTTGCCAAATCAGAAAGTTTTGCAAAGATCCCCACAGAGCATTAGTGAGCCAAAACTTTCAGAGGTCCTGCCTCCGTCTTACTCCAATGTTTACTACCATGGGATTGGCAATAATCCCCAGACTTCCGCCTCAAGAGCTGTGAAAAGGACTCTCCCTGTAAATGCTAAATCTCACGAGGCAATCACTCAACAGGAAACAAGTACCTTCctcatttttggaaaacaaaacaaagatgatgCAAAAAGCATGCAGACCTTTCAGACCTTCTGTTGTGATCCTCAGATGGTACCTGACTGTGGTGCACATGACAAAGTCCGCAGAAAGATTGATACCCGCTGTAACTCACTGGATTCTGAGCCCTCTGTTCAACCTGTTGCCTCAGACAGTGGCTTGATGTTGGATTGGGGATTCGACGAGGAAGGGTGGCTTTTTAAacggtctgtgtctgtgtctaccAGACCTCCTCTTAAACCTGTAATGGGCATGAATGGGGCCAAGGCTCGTAGTCAGAGTTTTGGTGCTCGCTACATGGACAGACCAAGTTTCAATAGATCTGGCAAGGTCCGCACCCAGATCAAAACACACTCAGGGAGCTCTTTGAACTCTCTCGGTGATGTGCTTCCAGGAAGCATGAGTTGCTCCAGTAGCTACCATTGTCCAATGAATCGATCCCTTTTGAATAACTTCTTGATTGAGGAGGGATTGGCAGTCCCCTCACATTTGGGGTCCTCCAGTGAAAGGCTTCAAAGCCTTAAACTCCAACGGGAGCAGGCTAGACGCCTTCAGATTGAGCAACAGTTTTCCAGCGCCTTTGGAGAGCCAGTTTCTGAAGAGCCAGAGAGACAAAGCACTATAACCACTATTGAAGAGAAAGTGATGCTTGGCATagaggagaacttgcacaagtCTCAGGAACAGGAGAGAATTGTTGAAGTGAAGCAGAAATCTGGATCGAGCTTAGCAAACTGGTTTGGTTTTAGAAAAAGTAAACTTCCTGCTCCAAGCAGTAAAAAAACTGACCCACCGAAAgcaaaagaggagaagagggaacAAAAGATTACATCACTTCTGGGTGGAAAGCAGACAAAGTCagacaaaaagagagacagaagaaaaagTGATGGGAAAGACTGGTAAGAAATCTTACACTACATTTTTGAGATCTTTACTGGCCTTAATACAGCTTGATACAGTGGATTTAGTCATAGCTTTCAGATGACCTGGGCAATATTTTTATCAAATGGTCTTAGACACATTTATCAGTCTTCTTAGCCCTGAGACCTGTTCAGACACATAttatacagaccatcacagccaGGTATCAACAGACAGGAGGGTAATTTATCAGCTGAATCACCCAGGGCATCTTCAGTCAATATCACAGGATCTCAGTATATAGCTGCTTGTTGACAAACTGATTTCTTTCAGCTCAGTGGGGAGAAGAGAGTCTCATGATGCAGTACGGGCTTGCATCTCAATGCCCTGTCCAGGAATGTCCCTGAGTGAGATACAAGGACATACTGAGCTCACTGGGGACCCAAAGGTAAATAAATCAATCTCTAATATAAGCAGGTGCTCAtttttattgtatgttttttttccttttattggtAGGTCAGTTTTAGTTCTGATCATGCACTCTAAACGATCCAGAAAACAGCTCAGTTGTTTGCTTCCTCTGGTGCCACTGAGTAAATACATACAGCAAGCCTCAAAGGCACAAACACTCCTAAGCTGTTAACTGTGAAGCAGGGTTTTACCGCTCTGGAAAGTTATCACAATAATGGGATCTTTGTTACAAAGTAATCAAGAaggaatgtttttgtctttctataaaaacacaaaggtaaTGATGAACCGAAGAGCTGATGGTGAAAACGGATCCTCAGTGAAGAGCCCCAACCAGGATGCAGTAATAGGTCAGAtttttctgtcctctttttACAAACACTGTGATAGATCTTCTTGGTGTCTCAAACACCAAGAAGACCCAAAGCTCAGTACCAATATAGTGGTGTCCTTTAAAGCATGATAGCATTAAGGTTGTATCTGTGCTTACCATTTTGCAGTTTGCAGACAGAAGTGAAGACCAAAAATGACAGATGTGTGTAAGTCATAAACATGATGGATATGCTTATCAGCAGCcaaacaaacatgcaaaatGCCGAGTTGTGTCAGTTTGTGCTTTTTCTCCACCATTTTTATGTTCATTTTATTTGTGCTATCgctgcatttatttattgtttctgGCAGCAATTTGAATAGAGGAAAACTGGAACCATTTCATTAGACATGCAGACTCTTTAATAAAGGTATCGTATGTAGGTCTGGCCACTCATCTTCAGATTCATACTGTGAAAATTTGGATGCACAGGCTCATTCAATTAGAATAAAGCTATTTATCCAGCTAGCGGTACATGGTTTCTCTTGGCAGGGCTTGTTAAATgtgcttcatttgtttttctgtggaaCACACTGGAACACAAGGCAGCTTTCTTCTTACAGAGGGGTGTAGCCACATGATAAGGGTGGAGTGGTGCTGCAGTTAATCTAACATTTTGGTTTTCTGATTCACTGCATATACATCTGCACACCTGCACATTCACATAGTTACTAATAAGGTTACCACTGAAAGATACAGCTGACACTAAGAGACGCAGAGGAAATGGACAAAGaacaaaactttatttgtcttttttcattgtGGTGTCTTTCTAAATTAAAAAGCAGCTTATTAAACTTTCCACATCACTCAGGTAGAGGACTAGTGACAGGCCCTGCTGAAATTTCATTGGTCAGAGAGACACCATCAACGAGGCACCGCAAATATCAAGCATGTTTGATACGGACGGACGCCTGCCCTCGGGGGTTAATCACCTCATTAAAATTTCAACACTGCACCAGCTAAGCACGATCATCCAAGCCAGTGCTGAGTGAATTAACTTTGCCTTCAGCTGTGAGCTGAATTATACTATCCAGGCTTGGCACAAACTTCTGGGCCCAATGAAGAGTTGACAGAGCAGTTTTCAACTTGATGCATTGAAATTAGGCAAGACAAATATGCACAACATCAACAAGGTTAATATCATGTTTGCAGCTCTACACAATATTAAGAAGGTGCATTTTCTTGGAGGTTATAAAACAGATTACTAAAAATTAGATGGCAACTGAAATAGAGCTTCATGTTCTTAATGTGCAGGGTCCTCTTCCTTGTAAGCTAAATTAGGTCATTTCCACTTCCACAAAATCTGGAGAACTGGGTGCAGACATAGTCAGGAGCTGCCCTTTCACACATGTAGCACACAGCAGGACATTCTGTGTCAGGTGTGTTCACACTACCAATAACACTGTCAGGCGAGGGGTGTCGTGGTAGTACAGTGCAAAgtgcaggacagacaggacaagcgtacgcacacacacacacacacacaaacactctctctctgtctctgtctctctctctctttttctctctgtatatgtgtgtactCTCACACAGGCTCAATCAGAcattacacagacagacatggatTAAAGTCCATTTAATGTGTGGACCGAGGAGATGAGACATGTGCCTTCTCACATACTGCTCCTCCAGGTGATGCCTAGAAAGGTTCAGggctgcagtgcatgtgtgagaacGGCTTAGGTGTCGGTGCAGGTTAGTATGTAGttacatgtctctgcctctacACTTCTGGCTGACATGCAAGATTtggcttttctttttaaatgtaagCTGATAACAAGGTGGCCTTTGTGTACACTCCTTTTGGATGAGAGATGCATTTGGTTTCAGTACTGTGACCTTTCAAGATGTGAACATGGACTCTTTACATGGCCCTAACTAAAACAACACATTGCTGTCACTCAAATGCACTAAAATCTGATCATCATTACTGATGTCTTGTCTTGCAACATGAGGCTGTTATTGATCGAGCTCTAGGAGGGAAACATGGCATGTTTCAGACTAACTGAAACCAATCAAATCTCAGTCTTTCCAGGGAAGTCTGTGTCACAGCACTTCTCATTAACCTCCAAACTAATCAATAAAATCCCTCCTCAAATGTTCTTGTTTAAACAGAACAAGCTGACCAAGTCAGACATTGGTAACGAATAGTTAATATGCATTGGGTAATTAGTGACAGTGATTATAAGATAGTtagtaagatgtgtgtgtgaagaaaaaagTATGTCTCTGTGATTTATTTCCATGACTGCAACTCTGTGTTCACTTTTTGCTATTTCTTTAGCAAAGCGTGACTTTTAATATGACAATTTAAAGAGCACCATTATTCTGAGCACTCTGGCTTTAAGTCTAAGTGAAGAAAAGTGAAGAAAAATCAGCTTGTAGAAACCCAGAAGAGCAGTTTTAGTCTCATGCGTGCTTGTTTTAATTAATAAAGCAGGGAGCAGCTGTTGCCTTAGCTCCAATGTGTGGCTGCCTTCAGGTTCCTGCCACAGGCTACACAGTAACATAGGAGCCTGCATCACAACAACTCCAGtaaatgttttcttgttttgattTTGTGCAGACTAGAAGAACGTCTTGGTTTTTAGGTTTCTAAAATGTCACTGACTGCTGCAGGTTCAGTGCATCTTTAATCTACATTTTAAGCAATAGCACTTAaaacataactgtgtgtgtttgatatattgtgaaataaatacacacatcagCGGTGTATTTGAAGTTCATGCCATGCCATTACACACATTTCATACTCACTGTGATCAGTGCATGCTAATAGTCGCACGCCTATTAAACAGCATCTCCTCTAAAACAAAGCAGTGGTTCAAGTGGGCTTGATTTGGATTGGCCAAGTCATTCTCTGCAGGAGCGCCGTGTGCATAATCAGCAGAGGAGGGCGATTACGTATAATTGGACTGTTCTGAAACACTaattttttctgcctttttcaaGAGGGTGATGATAGTGTGGAAACAAAAGAACAGACTAACAGACTAACCATCTGTTGCATGTCTGGTTTGAAATGACCATAACACAGGATCagctcaaacaaacaaaggacaCACGAGGGAAATAATTATATCATACTGCAGGGGAGACCCAGAGAGGCTCCATAAAACAGTATTAAACATATCTTCTAGAGACCATaagataaacataaataaacaatggGCCAGTCAATAATTCTATTATTGTATTTTAAAGGGTACTTTAGCACCACTTCAACCATGGTTGCCCTGTTGTTTCCTTCCTGTTGtgttccctctctccccccacGACCCTGAACCACTTCAGCTGTTCTCCTTGTACCGCAGGCTCTGGCTGCAAGATGCGAACGTTGGACAGTGGAATTGGGACCATCCCCCTTCCTGAATCCtgttccttcttctcctccatcctGCACTTCCTCCCCAAATCCTCATCAACCCCAGAACCGTCCCTCAGTCCTCCCAGTGTCCCCGGTTCCTCCAGCGAGGATGTGTCTCCCTCCCCATTACCCCGGTGGAGAATACCCTCCAGCTTTAAGGACAGCAGCCATGCAGGGGTGCCGAACTCCCTGTCCGACTCCTCCATGACCCATATCCAGTCAGTGCCTTTCCCCACTGTGGCCTTCCTCCAGCCCATCCAATCCCCGTCTGAACCCATTATGAtctctgccagtgtgtgtgatACCCAGAGCAGGCTACCCAGACCACCACAAGGTACAGTAAAGCCACAAAAGCTCCAgttctgacctttggactgTGACACACCCTTTTCCCTCTTAACAGCGTAGGCTTTAAATCTTCAAGAAATTTTGCTGGTTTGAGTTCAGAATCCAAAGTCACTGCTCAGTTCACCATTATTAGCAGAACCAATGCTCCTAAATAGGTTCATCAAATGCATTATTTTTGCAGCAATGCATGTGGATCAGTACTTTCTGCGGCCACAAGAGCAAGTTGTAAACAAACCTGCAACAAAATATGTATGCTAACCACACGGCACACACCATACAAATCAGAGTCCTTTATTGCAAACAGATACTGACATGTGCCTGTTTTTGCTTGAATTAGCTGTAATTATTTAATCATTGCACATTAACCCACATATACAAGGCCACTAACTAAAAACAATCAATCATTTTACTCAGATTATTGATTTAAAACAAACTTTTCCAGACTTCTTTAGCCATTTGGATGTGATCCTCCACTGTGATGCACAGTCTGTTCTTCAGTGATGATAGCCCATAAAATGCCAAAGGTTAGTAagtgcattttaaaatgtgtccatCTGCACCATTTTGGTGTTTTAACCAGCTTAAACTATCACTCCTCATCTGAAGAAACCAAAACCTGCCTTTAATTGTGCTGTGTTTCACTGCTGAGGTGGTTGTCAGAACAATACATTTGTCATCTTTAAAGgtgtcagctgcagcttcttcacTGTCGGATCTCCTGCCACTTTGAATTCAGAGTAATGATGCTGTCTTTAAAGATGTCAAATGTCAGCCTGTCAGTGTCACACAGCTCTCCCAATTTCGCTTTTTAGTCCTATATCTGACAGGAGAGTGAAGTCTGAGAAATCCCCTGAAATgagttttatcattttttttccaggtggAATGGAACCAAAGAAGCTGACCtacatcaaatcaaaaacacGAGCCACTCCGAGCCAGCAGAAAGAACAGGCGAGACTTCAACTTGCAAACTGTAAGACACCAGGGAGCTGATTCATGAAGTGACAAGATTGGGTTATGATGGGTGACTACTTTCATCAACCAATTAGTTTCCTgcattcacattttcatgaagAAACTCTCAGGTGAAATGTCTTTTCGCCACAATCCTAAAATCCCCTCAAATTTATTGTCAGCTTACCCCGTTTGAAATTCAGCTATTCTCAGTTTAGTTGTTAAACTAGGGGTTATTCAgttcagttctaactgtttggtggcaaaacgtggtttatatgtggtggaggtcctcagtgggtggatctgtgTGAAACTATAGCACTAAACGTCTCAATACTTGCCTGTGCTGAGGTGGTGGGACAGGTTGACAGTCCATTGTTCTTATTGGGCACATATGACTTGGAGTGAAAtgtcctgggaatggatggaagctgtaTTGTATGTGGGATCgagatgatgtctgagaccatCAACTCTGTTAAGCGAAGGTTTTTCCAACTTAACATGGATGGCTTAGAGGAGTcctcttagacagagaggactcctgtcctctctgtctaagatgtggacattgttgtcctcaaaggtgaacagctgagtcttgtcctgaggaggtggctctcctcctccttctgtggagtggttgtttattttctccaatgtacagatcagagcattcctcactgcatatatatatattactctGTTTTTCCCTGGGAGCTTTGTCCTTCGGGTGGACCAGTTTCTGTGTTATACATACTAATTAGACACTAATTAGACACACAGTGTAATTCAATTACTGTACAATATGTGCATTATCActcattaaaacaataaataaacgGCTCTCATGACAATGACTACTTAATGGTATAACAGTATCACTAACAACATGCATTGAAAGGGGTGGTAACTATTGGTTGATAATGACAGTTTGATGGGATAACAGCATTAATGATAACAGCCATTAAATAGGATGATAATGGCATGATAATGTAACTGCGTAACTGCTAAA
It contains:
- the LOC114426254 gene encoding nck-associated protein 5-like isoform X2 produces the protein MHTATGLQPPRLIHNNNNPQTENKQHLSTERGERVKSQQCERQMVTLQQHFSSMEETVRTLLQKQDSPEGPKVDPLDLMKAYKDKLLEEMWKQQDSLEGPTVTVAETPASPAASGGSEENSKDSNPLLERLRALEAENSALSIENDNQRKQYERCLDEVANQVVQALLTQKDLKEECVKLRTRVFDLEQQNRILSVLFQQRVKMSNIPVSQEVQRNGKAGIPAGQWPSLLSLTCPRSSGSGSGSELSLSSACSEYSSGSHTWAEGRGISKQCGGSRDKRMSTGSVSSNHSAPIAQTDLEWKEGHILKGLKRLQMSNPKEVPSIASVPHCKDCMTSNEGIYSLGVKCAQQGTTAKQLSLTKPFKAESGIATLDSDDTDDNRQSSDQPTKELLCLDKLDVTMDADKNFLEDPVKLLGNSGLFPSPVTDNFLFLEGPSVQPGVSPTGSLTRSDEMNKDSLEKHKPSGIKFSDRNNNQERSTDRKSRLDHVKRQQGRLTLRQVEAQTSDVSSSIQHTATRALSCVNEARQRSSSMEVPHCRDQASQAGSESQEYTISESPQRKLKPQLCDSARKAFILRSKSADGAQEQPKHTHSPLHQKLFKGHRSKGQSNSNPTGHSVHNKRTNLNKTHASSKGTLSTAEKDEDIVVPTNSKSLESVHQCSPLASPVKHSKTFKAPGVNEGAKSPTKSSLPITRHQSGNSSTRESLYDNVPCSPRKQQPQDQHCDVSHSKHRSPSPPLPPGRTASLFNRPSCDNLPKDQNSDGQTQSSGKTASTKTQSNQPQQPSTIKDNQHTATQMGAEGKPLKETPAKIHHTYTSKVPNQEPQAAESVQVSTDRSAIRLEENGAHSLLPNQKVLQRSPQSISEPKLSEVLPPSYSNVYYHGIGNNPQTSASRAVKRTLPVNAKSHEAITQQETSTFLIFGKQNKDDAKSMQTFQTFCCDPQMVPDCGAHDKVRRKIDTRCNSLDSEPSVQPVASDSGLMLDWGFDEEGWLFKRSVSVSTRPPLKPVMGMNGAKARSQSFGARYMDRPSFNRSGKVRTQIKTHSGSSLNSLGDVLPGSMSCSSSYHCPMNRSLLNNFLIEEGLAVPSHLGSSSERLQSLKLQREQARRLQIEQQFSSAFGEPVSEEPERQSTITTIEEKVMLGIEENLHKSQEQERIVEVKQKSGSSLANWFGFRKSKLPAPSSKKTDPPKAKEEKREQKITSLLGGKQTKSDKKRDRRKSDGKDCSVGRRESHDAVRACISMPCPGMSLSEIQGHTELTGDPKVMMNRRADGENGSSVKSPNQDAVIGSGCKMRTLDSGIGTIPLPESCSFFSSILHFLPKSSSTPEPSLSPPSVPGSSSEDVSPSPLPRWRIPSSFKDSSHAGVPNSLSDSSMTHIQSVPFPTVAFLQPIQSPSEPIMISASVCDTQSRLPRPPQGGMEPKKLTYIKSKTRATPSQQKEQARLQLAN